In the Arachis ipaensis cultivar K30076 chromosome B10, Araip1.1, whole genome shotgun sequence genome, one interval contains:
- the LOC107620619 gene encoding uncharacterized protein LOC107620619 → MMPPRRRSDREGSTVNNPPQNDDNLFAAIHAMAEAVRETATATTRAVNHLGERNGERNNNRNGENGGNGDRDNMNHDRPMTLAAFLKVNPPKFKGTTVATEADNWFRGIERFLRAQHVPEEQYVEFATYMLEGDAQHWWQGIQRLLQQDEGNILWDVFKEEFYKKYFPRATREAKEMELMQLKQGSMSVVEYTRKFEDLCHFSKVCQGNPADFEEWKCLKFEGGLREDLLNTVVPLEIRNFAELVNKSQLVEDCAKKIAAAQLNRPGSCFQNYNRYTAPQGRNFKQGVMPSRRYNQNRNVHARPTGGSGGRMRQDMGKRPQQAQMRPVCRQCGKEHGGRPCQLTSVICFSCGQPGHMAKDCPKKPVQGIALIWFLEPDQFL, encoded by the coding sequence ATGATGCCTCCACGGAGACGTAGCGATCGGGAAGGGTCTACTGTTAACAATCCGCCACAAAACGATGATAATCTGTTTGCTGCGATTCATGCTATGGCTGAGGCTGTGCGTGAAACGGCGACTGCTACTACCCGAGCAGTTAACCATCTGGGGGAACGTAATGGAGAGCGTAACAATAACCGTAATGGTGAGAATGGTGGGAACGGTGATAGAGATAACATGAATCATGATAGGCCTATGACATTAGCTGCTTTCTTGAAAGTTAATCCACCGAAGTTCAAGGGTACGACTGTAGCAACTGAAGCTGATAATTGGTTCAGAGGCATAGAAAGGTTCTTGAGGGCACAGCATGTCCCGGAAGAACAGTATGTAGAATTTGCTACTTATATGTTGGAAGGGGATGCTCAGCACTGGTGGCAGGGCATTCAACGTTTACTCCAGCAAGATGAGGGTAATATTTTGTGGGATGTTTTCAAAgaagagttctataagaagtactttcctagAGCTACTCGTGAAGCAAAGGAGATGGAGTTGATGCAGTTAAAACAGGGAAGTATGTCTGTTGTTGAGTATACAAGGAAGTTTGAAGATTTATGTCATTTTTCCAAGGTTTGCCAAGGGAATCCAGCAGATTTCGAAGAGTGGAAATGTTTGAAATTTGAAGGGGGACTCCGTGAAGATTTGTTGAACACAGTGGTTCCATTGGAAATACGGAATTTTGCGGAGTTGGTTAATAAGAGTCAGCTAGTAGAGGACTGTGCTAAGAAGATAGCTGCAGCTCAGCTGAATCGCCCAGGATCTTGTTTTCAGAATTATAATCGGTATACAGCTCCTCAGGGAAGGAATTTTAAGCAGGGAGTAATGCCTTCACGAAGGTACAATCAGAATAGAAATGTTCATGCACGTCCTACAGGAGGGAGTGGAGGAAGAATGAGACAGGATATGGGTAAGCGACCTCAGCAGGCGCAGATGCGACCAGTATGTAGGCAGTGCGGAAAGGAGCATGGAGGTAGACCTTGTCAGCTTACAAGCGTTATCTGTTTTTCTTGTGGTCAGCCTGGACATATGGCTAAGGACTGTCCGAAGAAGCCAGTACAAGGAATAGCATTGATCTGGTTCCTGGAGCCGGACCAATTTCTATAG